The genomic segment TCGTGCCCTCGCCTCGGAAGGGCGTGCGCGTCCTTGCTCTGGGGAAGGCGGCCAGCGCCATGACGCGAGGTGCGGCGTCCGTGCTCGGGCCGGGCCTGCAAGGAGGGCTCTGTGTCTCGGTGGAGGGCGCGCCGCCTCCGCCACCTGGGGTCGCGCTCGTGACGGCGGCCCATCCCCTTCCCGATCTTCGTTCTCTCGATGCGGCAGCGCGCGCGCGTGCCGTGGTGAGGAGCTGCCTGCCTGGGGATGAGCTCCTCGTGCTGCTCAGCGGAGGCACGTCTTCGCTGATGGAGATGCCCGCGCCGGGGCTCACCCTCGACGACCTCATGGAGATGCACGGCCTGCTGCTGCGCAGCGGGGCGCCCATCGGTGAGATGAATGCCGTGCGGGCCGCGCTGTCGCGGGTCAAGGGGGGCAGGCTGCTTCTCGAGCTGCCGGCGGGCGTGGCGTGTCGGGTGCTCGTCGTGTCAGATGTGCCCGGCAATGCTCTCGAGGTCGTAGGGTCCGGGCCTTTCCATCCGACGCCCGCACCCGCGTCTCGGGCTATCGACGTGCTGCGCGGCATCGGGCTGCTCGATGACGCGCCGCGGGCCGTTGTAGAGGCGCTGTCGGCGCGACGCGCGGAGGACGCAGCCTACATCGAAGCGCTGCGCGGGCGTGCCCGAGACGTCTCGCACGTCGTGGTCGCCGATTGCTCGGTCATGGCGCAGGCCGCGGCGACGCGTGCGCGGGCGCTGGGGTATGACGCCACGCTTCTGAGCAGTCGGGTCGATGGCGAGGCGCGCGACGTGGGGGCGCTGCTGGCGCGTCTTGCACGTGAGGTGCGCAGAGAGGTCGAAGCGTCGGCGACGCGGCGGCGGTGCATCGTCGCCAGCGGAGAGAGCACGGTGAGGGTCTCGGGCGACGGCCGCGGTGGGCGCTGTCAGGAGGCCGCCCTGGCCTTTGCGACACGCGCGGAGGGGACGTCTGGAGCGCTGCTGCTCTGCGCGGCAAGCGATGGCATCGACGGCCCCACGCCAGCGGCCGGGGCGCTGGCCGATGGGAGAACGGCAACGCGCGCCCGGACACTGGGTCTGGACGCGCGCGAGATGCTCTTGCGACACGACGCCTATGAT from the Pseudomonadota bacterium genome contains:
- a CDS encoding DUF4147 domain-containing protein; the protein is MVCARASRDPSPIPLCATRGRSLRRTLKRRSAPGIIALMIENHLAMDARAVFEAGLAAVNAEHAVSQHLRATEDVVPSPRKGVRVLALGKAASAMTRGAASVLGPGLQGGLCVSVEGAPPPPPGVALVTAAHPLPDLRSLDAAARARAVVRSCLPGDELLVLLSGGTSSLMEMPAPGLTLDDLMEMHGLLLRSGAPIGEMNAVRAALSRVKGGRLLLELPAGVACRVLVVSDVPGNALEVVGSGPFHPTPAPASRAIDVLRGIGLLDDAPRAVVEALSARRAEDAAYIEALRGRARDVSHVVVADCSVMAQAAATRARALGYDATLLSSRVDGEARDVGALLARLAREVRREVEASATRRRCIVASGESTVRVSGDGRGGRCQEAALAFATRAEGTSGALLLCAASDGIDGPTPAAGALADGRTATRARTLGLDAREMLLRHDAYDFFEPLGDLVVTGPTQTNTNELYVLLVEGGDATS